CCCCAATCATCCAGTCACCGGTGTCGATACCTGTGCTGCCTGTTATAATTATATCTCCACTTAACATGTACAGGCCTGCCAGATTTCCGATGTCTCCATCAATAACAATTAACCCCCCTTTATTTAATTGCCCTATACCATCACCTGCACTTCCATAGACTACAACTGTGCCTTCATAAGTTCCAAAGCCTACACCATCTTCAGCCGAGCCATTAACAATTATCTCACCGCCAGTCATGTTGTTACCAACATATCGTCCCGCATTACCTTCAATCTCTATTTTAGCACCGTTATTAAGTGCTCCTACGAAATCGCCGACATCACCTTTTAAAGTTATACTAACTCCATCTCCAAGCCCAACTGCTATAGAGTCCAATTTTTTAGGCATTTCAATTGTTAGAAAATGTCTCTCATCGGCTATTTCATTTTTAATCTCCACATTTACATGACGTGTGGATATTTCACCTTCAGATGTTATCACATTAGCCATATTATTCCCTCAATCATTCTTTATTTAAAATAAATTAGGAACTTAAATAAACCTTCTCATGCATATAACATGTATGGTTGACTAGTCTACAATTGAATGAGACTAAGTAACATAATTAAAATACCTAAAATTAGTAGTTAATTACAGGTGAAAGAATGAGAACCCTAATTACAAACCTCAAGGGCCAGTGCTTGTTTAATGCATCAATGAAAACACAAGCTGAAGGCGTGATCATTTTACGTGGAAAACATCGCAGAAGAACTGAATTAAATAAATTTATTAAAGGCGGTGAAATTAAAATTGAAACTGAAGATCCTGTAGAAATATGTAAGGAGATATATAAAGTTATAAATGCAGCTAAAAAGCATGGTGAAATATTTGTTGCATATGGAGGGGACGATTTGGGTTCTTTACTCAATTTTGTGGCTAATAAAGAAGGAATAAACGCAATTTTCAGCTGCCATAATGAGAAAGTCATAAGAATTCCCCTTTTAAAACTGGATTTATCAAAAACAAAACAAAAAATTCTGGAAATTTTAGCTAATGAAGATCTAAGTGCAGCTGAAATCGGGAAAAGTGTAAATATATCACGTGCAATGGTATACAAACATTTAGCAGGACTTATGGATAGAGGTTTAGTTAAAAAATCAAGATTATTTGAAAAATACACCATAACTCAAGCTGGAAGAATCGTAATTATTTAATAGATCTATATTTCTCTATTTTTACCGGTATTTGCACAACTTAAAGATAAAATACTAACTTTACATCAATTGATAAATTCACCAAATTTTCCCTTATTTTAATTTAAATTTTTTACATATTTTTATAAAAAGCTAATTATTTTAAACAATGTTCAGAAATAATGGCAATTGTCTGAGCAATAGGGGGATCTTTAAGGAAAAAATTGAAAAATATTTATATACTAGTTCTGACACTTTATTATTGTATAGAAAATAGTGGCATATGATGTACATATTTCAACAAAACAGAGGATCTAATAAAAAAAATATGAAATGAATTATATGATCTGAAAATTTTGAGATAAGTACACATACTCAAAACAGGTGGTATAATGGATGAAATGAAGGATGAAATCATTAAAATGAGATATATGATTCTTGTAAAGAAGGGGATTGTAGATAAAAAATATGAATCATACCAGAATATATCTAAAATTGTAAAGGAATATGAGAACCAGTTTATTCCAGGAACAGTCTTGTTAAGCGAGAAAGCCGGTTATAAATTACGTATTGAGTATCCCATGGAATGATAAGAGGTCATACATCTGTTATTGATTTTAAAACCATTAAAAAATGTAAATCTGCTGTAACCTTTGTTAATTTTTACAGATTAAATTTCAGGAGTATTTAATGAGGGGCATTAATATGTGCATGAGATCCAGCAGCATAAAAAAAGGTGAACTTCCGAGAAATATAACTAAATCTTTAGTGGATACATTACAAAAGGAAGGCTACCTTGTAAAACGAAACTTTGAATATCCTAATAAAATTTCAAGCAATTTTGATGTTAAATATCCTAGCTACACATTAGATATATTCGCAGTTAAAAGAAATGATATAATGATAATCAAATATGAAAACTGCTCAGATGTTTTATCTAACAAACATAAAAAGCTTTGGAAAGCATTATCTTCTAAACCTGGAGTAAATTTTCACATATTAGTTCCATCTTACTGCAGCGAAAAAGCCCGGGTAAAAAGCAGGATGTTAAATGTTCCAGTAACAATTTTATGCCTGAATGATTGGAAAAATTCATTTGAATCCAGTTTAAGAAATTCTAAATAAACAAGAATGTCTTAAAACATAAATAGATTAATTTTTAGATTATACCATCTTTAAAAGCTCATTCTGGTTAATTTTTTCATCATTTAAATAAATAACATATTTTTTTCCATTTTCTTCAACTACAAATGCAATTGGAACTATCCATGATCCAACAATAGTCATTTTATTATCCTTTAAAATGGAAACTTTAACTATAGGATGGAGAATTTTACCTTGCGCCTCAATAGATTTACCAACGATAGTATCAACATCAAAATTCTCTGCAAAGTTAGTTTTAACCATTGTTTAACCTCTAGTTTCTCTTAATTCTTTTAAGAGCGCCCTTACAGGTTTCTTGGTGAAAGCCCTTATAAGTTCAACCACTATCCAAAAAAGCCGGATTTTTATTTTTAAAGTTGCATCTGCTTCTATTTTCTCATTTAAAAAATCAGGTTCCAGTGATATGTAAGCATTAGGAATTAAATTTAACAAAGAGGATGCAGCCCAGAAATAACCGCTGACCATAGCCGTGTCAGCAGGATCCCCCAATCCTAAAATTAAATTTAAAGAAAATATTTCAAAAGATGTGGATTTTAAAAAGCTGTTAAATACCCTCTCAAGATAAGGCCATGATTCTACCAAAAGAGACAAAATTTTTGGAATACTGCTTATTTCAAATTTATTTTCCCTTTCATTTTCTTTCTTTGGCGCTTGTTTTTCTGGAGGGATCTCTCTCTGGATTAATTTTATTTTCATCCAGGTTAATCTAAAAGTCCCTGTGATCTTAAAACCAGTATTGTATATATTCAGGTATATATGAAATGGAACCACCAAAATTCCAGTTACAATTATTAAAATAATCAGGATTATGGCGGTCGCTATGAACATTAAATTCACTCTTTAAAATTCCTAATTACAAAAAATAAGTAGAAAAGATTTTATTCACTTTCTTCCTTTTCTTCTTTCTTTTTCTCTCTCATCTCTTTTACAGTTTCTTTACCTTCTTTCATAAGGTCTATTACTGCAGGCATTGCTTCAGATACTGCCCTACCCATTGGGCTAGGCTTGGTTAAATGCATAACTCTAACGCTTTCAGGACCTGTCATACCTTTAAAGACAACTACCATAGCTATTGGTTCAA
This genomic window from Methanobacterium sp. contains:
- a CDS encoding tributyrin esterase, which translates into the protein MANVITSEGEISTRHVNVEIKNEIADERHFLTIEMPKKLDSIAVGLGDGVSITLKGDVGDFVGALNNGAKIEIEGNAGRYVGNNMTGGEIIVNGSAEDGVGFGTYEGTVVVYGSAGDGIGQLNKGGLIVIDGDIGNLAGLYMLSGDIIITGSTGIDTGDWMIGGSIYVGGTYNTGTNAEIREMSDDDRQKLKEIFDIYKIDADIHNFIKIEPKRLRPFYGDEK
- a CDS encoding helix-turn-helix domain-containing protein; translated protein: MRTLITNLKGQCLFNASMKTQAEGVIILRGKHRRRTELNKFIKGGEIKIETEDPVEICKEIYKVINAAKKHGEIFVAYGGDDLGSLLNFVANKEGINAIFSCHNEKVIRIPLLKLDLSKTKQKILEILANEDLSAAEIGKSVNISRAMVYKHLAGLMDRGLVKKSRLFEKYTITQAGRIVII
- a CDS encoding DUF2953 domain-containing protein, whose translation is MFIATAIILIILIIVTGILVVPFHIYLNIYNTGFKITGTFRLTWMKIKLIQREIPPEKQAPKKENERENKFEISSIPKILSLLVESWPYLERVFNSFLKSTSFEIFSLNLILGLGDPADTAMVSGYFWAASSLLNLIPNAYISLEPDFLNEKIEADATLKIKIRLFWIVVELIRAFTKKPVRALLKELRETRG